A genomic stretch from bacterium includes:
- the murB gene encoding UDP-N-acetylmuramate dehydrogenase: MAQASIGAAGWRENLSGLCTQVGCHPIWDEPLSMHTSFGVGGPADGFVEPATVEQLAALGEFCGAYSVPLFILGNGTNVIVNDRGFRGVVVTLKRLEHEANATTDGEFIRAGRPLAALVSSTVKKGLSGLEPLTDIPGTVGGAVFLNAGAFGRSVWDCLERVWLMFGDGGIEAFQSSDFQSSYRDSGIIPGEIVLGATFRLQECDPNEAAEAVRGYSQRRAESQPLSHKSAGCVFKNPAGLSAGELIEKAGLKGRSVGSARISNKHGNFILNEGRGLAADILSLIRLVRDEVKRSTGVVLTTEVQVLGEYGLMEV; encoded by the coding sequence ATGGCGCAGGCAAGCATCGGGGCAGCAGGTTGGAGAGAGAATCTGTCCGGGCTATGCACCCAGGTGGGGTGCCATCCCATCTGGGATGAGCCACTGAGCATGCACACGTCCTTCGGGGTTGGCGGGCCGGCCGATGGATTTGTCGAGCCTGCAACGGTTGAGCAGTTGGCGGCGCTCGGCGAGTTCTGTGGGGCCTACTCGGTGCCGCTTTTCATACTTGGCAACGGGACAAACGTGATTGTAAACGACAGGGGCTTCCGAGGGGTCGTAGTGACGCTGAAGAGGCTTGAACACGAGGCCAACGCGACGACCGATGGAGAGTTTATCCGCGCCGGCAGACCCCTCGCCGCCCTTGTTAGCTCTACTGTCAAAAAAGGCCTTTCGGGCCTAGAGCCCTTGACGGACATCCCAGGCACTGTGGGAGGCGCTGTGTTTCTGAACGCGGGGGCGTTCGGGCGTTCGGTCTGGGACTGCCTCGAGAGGGTCTGGCTCATGTTCGGGGATGGCGGCATTGAGGCTTTCCAAAGCTCCGACTTCCAGTCGTCCTATCGCGATTCAGGCATCATCCCGGGCGAGATAGTGCTTGGAGCGACGTTTCGACTGCAGGAGTGCGATCCCAACGAGGCAGCCGAGGCGGTTCGGGGTTACTCACAGCGCCGGGCTGAATCGCAACCGCTCTCTCACAAGAGCGCCGGATGCGTATTCAAGAATCCCGCCGGCCTTAGCGCCGGAGAGCTCATCGAAAAGGCAGGGCTGAAGGGGCGTAGCGTTGGCTCGGCAAGGATATCGAATAAGCACGGCAATTTCATCCTTAATGAAGGTAGAGGGTTGGCGGCGGACATCCTGTCGTTGATTAGGCTTGTCAGGGATGAGGTCAAGAGATCGACCGGGGTGGTGCTCACAACCGAGGTGCAGGTCCTTGGCGAATATGGGTTGATGGAGGTTTGA
- a CDS encoding FtsQ-type POTRA domain-containing protein has product MRIKRIEAARQRIDFCYRPPLPRPPVKKRHSRTWPKGIASLVTVGAVGGALVGLMLFAPTRAVLGKLFDSLFSVRQILIEAPGDIDTTQAASSCLGNIGRSLLDVSVGDMRSEFASMPSVKSATVKKLYPSTLVVNVQGRRARFVTELKGRGWGLSDDGVLVPLPSELAAAGLPSLQGLTFSNVGLGGKVQEEFLPDLVSLCDSLLALGYLGPHSRVEVVDQIEVRVWPHAGGTALVFSLDAFNGQIHKYVMAKDYVARQKGEFRSVDLRFRGQIILRKKT; this is encoded by the coding sequence ATGAGAATCAAGCGGATAGAAGCCGCGCGGCAACGAATCGATTTCTGCTATAGACCGCCCTTGCCCAGGCCGCCCGTGAAGAAGCGACACAGCCGCACCTGGCCAAAGGGTATAGCGAGCTTGGTTACCGTTGGGGCCGTTGGAGGAGCGCTTGTGGGGCTGATGCTCTTTGCACCGACAAGGGCTGTCCTGGGGAAACTCTTTGACTCTTTATTCTCCGTTCGCCAGATACTGATCGAGGCGCCGGGCGACATCGACACCACCCAGGCGGCGTCCAGCTGCTTGGGCAACATTGGGCGATCGCTTCTCGACGTTTCGGTCGGGGACATGAGAAGCGAGTTTGCGAGTATGCCATCGGTGAAGAGCGCAACGGTGAAGAAGCTGTATCCCTCGACCCTTGTAGTGAACGTTCAAGGCCGGAGGGCGAGGTTTGTGACGGAGCTTAAGGGCAGAGGTTGGGGCCTTTCTGACGACGGCGTCCTTGTGCCTTTGCCAAGTGAGCTAGCGGCGGCCGGACTTCCCTCTTTGCAGGGGCTCACGTTCAGCAACGTTGGTCTTGGTGGCAAGGTGCAGGAGGAGTTTCTCCCAGACCTGGTCTCGCTGTGCGATTCGCTCTTAGCTTTGGGCTATCTAGGCCCTCATTCGCGGGTGGAGGTCGTTGACCAGATTGAGGTTCGTGTGTGGCCCCACGCAGGTGGTACGGCGCTCGTTTTCTCGCTGGATGCATTCAATGGACAGATACATAAGTATGTTATGGCAAAAGACTACGTCGCTCGTCAAAAGGGAGAATTCCGGTCAGTGGACCTCAGATTCAGGGGCCAGATCATCCTAAGAAAAAAGACCTGA